The Mercenaria mercenaria strain notata chromosome 6, MADL_Memer_1, whole genome shotgun sequence genome contains the following window.
AAATGTGCCTACATCTAGTCCGTCTTTTGTAATATCGTTTCTGAAAACATTCATCGATCATAGCGACTCAAGTTGTGATGTAGGTCCAGTGGGAAGTCATATTTCTGACACAAAGTTCATCACACCAAACAATTTATGTGTTCTGTTGGACTATATTTTCCATGAAAAGGACTGCTACAAAAACATGACAGGTCTTCCCGTTTTGCTGACAGCCGATGGTATTCTCAGGGTCTGTTCTGAAGACTCGCCGgatttctttctaaatatttccaaaacttCTTTACAAAAATGCACAACAGTTTGTGCATTGAGGGAATTAGTTTCTCGCTACTAATCCAAAAAACTGTTACAGACAAACATATCAAAAATTTCAATTTGAGGACTTTGTCCGGTTACTTCCAACTAACATGGACGCCAATATGTTTGGGAAAGGGTTATATATACAGATGAAAGAGAAGGAAAACGATTGGGATGAAAGTAGTCCTACAATTTCACAGGAGTGGCTTACGCTGTTTTATGATTTTCTTTGTGAACATTCCATTCAGTCATCGCATcaggacattgagcagtcacaaaaggtTTTTGATTCGCATCAAACAGACCGCAAGATTGACACAGGAATGCTGATAGAAAATATAAGGTTACTGGACACGTGGTCATTTTTACCTTGTATTGGAATTGGTGACAGATATATCCTCATACCATTGAAAGAAACATTCCATTTGCTTTTTCTGTCTGCTCTTGATAAACTCGGCAAGCCGGGCCTGTCTCTTGCAAAATTCCGTCTGCCAAAATTATATGTAAAAGCATTCAGTAAATGCACGGCAAAAACTGATGTCCAAAAAGCAATGGAAAATGTCGTTGCTTCTTTAAATCGACCGTACGATTTACTACGGTGCCTTGTACACCATAAGGATGTATTACAAACGTCGGAATCAAAGACTGAGGATGATGCAATTGAACTACTAGCATATTTTGGTCGTGAATTGAATATTCTTGAGAAATTCGCAGATAAGAATACGCTCGTGTCGTTACTGCGCACTCTGCCCCTTTATTTAACACAACAGGGCACAATGACTGATCTAGCAATAACTGAAGAGGTTCTTGTGCTACCTAAAGGCATGCCATTTGGTGGAATACAGATCTGGGCAGACgtaaataatattacattattgcAAGAGAAGGACTCTCTCGAGTCAATTTATGAATTTCTAGGATTACAGAAGGCTGATGAAGATTATGTGTATGGACAGAAAATTCTGCCAACCTTTGACGCCATTCCAGACCAGTATTGGATGGAGCACGTTGAGTATCTGAGAAATAAACTGGGGCACAGAGTAGCCTTAACAGCAAATCAGTCCAAGATTTTAAAAGAGCTAAAGGCGATAGCTTTTATTAACGTTCAGGGGGTAAAAAAGAGAGCAAATCAGTTGTTCGATCAGTCAAACGTTACCTTCAAATGCTTGGTAAATTCAAACGAGTGCCTTCCTAATGATATGTTGACATCTGAATGGAGACAGTTTCTAAAGAAACTTGATCTTAAATGTGAGGTCACTGATGAAATGATGGTCATGTTTGCTCGGCAAATTGAGTTAGAAAGCTTAAACAGCTCCATGGAGTGTGTTCGAAACAAGTCGAAAATCCTTCTGGATCGGTTTGTTGAAAGGAATGGGCAGGATTGGAAAATAAATACACTTTCTGAAATACGAAAAGTTAAATTCATAGAACCATTTGTGATAAAAGACGAGTGTAAAAATGTTTGTCCTCAGTACTGTGACGCCGGTAGGTTTATCTGCTTCTATGATGCCATTTCCTGTGATCACTCAGATTTATGCTGGACTAGTGCAAATTTACTTCCATGGAAGCTTTTCAATAAGCTTAGCAAAGAAGTACGAAAACAGCTTGGAATTCAAGAGAAACCTCCTGTGGACAAAGTTTTACTACATTTTCGCAATGTTTGCGACAGCTTAAAAAATAAGCTTAGTCGTGGTACAGTCCATGACAATTTTGTTAAGAGCCAAATGTCCTGTTTTTATGAGTTTTTCACCGGCTGTCCTTCGCTTAATGATCAAGTCTTTTCTAAACTCAGAGCTGAACCGTTCATTCATTTACCCGATGAAAAGGCCATTGTTGTGGTAAGCGAAGTTGTTGTCGACCTACCGTCTGCATTGGAGATTAAACCATATTTGTACAAAGCACCAACGTACTACGGAAAAtactatgaattatttcaaaagataggaAGTAAAAAGACAATCATGTTTTGTCACTATGCTTCAGTGCTTCAGAAGATAAAAGATAAATGTACAGAAAACGAAATGAGTGTTCCGGAA
Protein-coding sequences here:
- the LOC128557631 gene encoding sacsin-like, producing MDANMFGKGLYIQMKEKENDWDESSPTISQEWLTLFYDFLCEHSIQSSHQDIEQSQKVFDSHQTDRKIDTGMLIENIRLLDTWSFLPCIGIGDRYILIPLKETFHLLFLSALDKLGKPGLSLAKFRLPKLYVKAFSKCTAKTDVQKAMENVVASLNRPYDLLRCLVHHKDVLQTSESKTEDDAIELLAYFGRELNILEKFADKNTLVSLLRTLPLYLTQQGTMTDLAITEEVLVLPKGMPFGGIQIWADVNNITLLQEKDSLESIYEFLGLQKADEDYVYGQKILPTFDAIPDQYWMEHVEYLRNKLGHRVALTANQSKILKELKAIAFINVQGVKKRANQLFDQSNVTFKCLVNSNECLPNDMLTSEWRQFLKKLDLKCEVTDEMMVMFARQIELESLNSSMECVRNKSKILLDRFVERNGQDWKINTLSEIRKVKFIEPFVIKDECKNVCPQYCDAGRFICFYDAISCDHSDLCWTSANLLPWKLFNKLSKEVRKQLGIQEKPPVDKVLLHFRNVCDSLKNKLSRGTVHDNFVKSQMSCFYEFFTGCPSLNDQVFSKLRAEPFIHLPDEKAIVVVSEVVVDLPSALEIKPYLYKAPTYYGKYYELFQKIGSKKTIMFCHYASVLQKIKDKCTENEMSVPERAVVKRAFEGLVQLPLDEDTSTKEVLSVFLPTQKMFLKDSKQIIVSNKISFEIRLKGNIELDMCAGESFLDFKVVSLEEVISKWPDHLKPILLTDVIKEEVCIEANQRIRYSSKASVIEAFLHSNDLVTGLCRLLKHQSTKETCETKFEAERSETEIANKLQNVTAVEFPTLKTVLKYKGRIVDRSEREINHYIQHENGNMSGPLTFYFNDGSKKANVYIPSILHGLIGLVKMCAGGLNAESIVHVTLLIQSLETPRKIHEVLDHVHIKPYGSPQTQIKDYFPKPGTYVEPQFIPFLEQGISPFKDFEYDHVAMELEDTTLDCKSQFSQSSSAFYENVFRRARSYARAYYDNFDAYNRSERTGDYAHSTSTQMKRQDHGEAQRWFRQAKNDYLTASEILPTASGISSFNWVCYICHQACEKALKAAHYSNDANKVPDGVFLPALALTGEMLVQATLLETRLGTHGRLRYPDALSRPRIPSDMFSKEDADFALSVARTILELVEEYI